The Larimichthys crocea isolate SSNF chromosome XII, L_crocea_2.0, whole genome shotgun sequence region AAAACACCTGTGCAGTGCATCTGTACTTTCTTGTGGTTTTGGTAGTAGCACAACTGGTGAGAAAGACACACCTGCCTGTGGTCTGCAGCTGGTTACAGAGACCCCTGTTAAAAAATCCCAGTCACCAGTAATCTCTTTTTGCATAATGTTCACATAGAAATATTTGAATCCATACCCCAGAGataatacaaaacaatacaaaaacacaaccagaatGGAGCATCACTGATATAATTTATAGGAAATCTAGCCTATGGTTGATTACTAATCACATGGATTTACTTTTTAGGTGAATGTTTTACAGGAGAATGCTGATAGACAATGCATTGCATTCAAATCTTTGATTTGGCATTTCCAAATTCAGAGAACTTAAATGGCATTATTGCACCTACAACTTTCATTCACCggcacatttgtttttcaaaaagctACTGTAACATTTATTATAGCATAttttgtgcttctgtttctATCTCCAGTCTCAGAACAGTAGCACTGTAACACCAGAGGGCACAGTGCAATCCCAGGCAAACATTACACCTTCGGTAAGATAACCACAGCTTCAGAGTTTGTGCTTCTCCTGTTGATCtcactgtgttgtgttacaTATTCTCACAATAACAACTTAAATGTTCTTGTTGATCGACATGTCATGCTATTTCCATCAGCTTTTGCAATCCCAATATTCCAGACGCACAAAATGTTGCAGACCGGGCAGATCTATCTCAAATTGCGTTTCTTTTGAGTTACTTATGTCAGACAGTCTAACCACTCTCCTCATGTCTTGGAGGAAGCACAGTGACGTCATTGCCACATTCGGGGAAATGCCACTAAACTAAACTTGTTTTCTCTTCAATTTCCTACTGAAGATACTGTATGATCTATTCTGTTCTCACTTTTTTGCTGGCTTGTGTGTCACTGTAAGAGCCATGCATGCACCACATTTATTGTTacatttttctatatttaaGATTAACAgatctctttctcttcctccagccCACCCCTGACGACAACCTTCTCTTGGGCAAAGGCCAAATGCTCACCTACAAGGCTCAAGAAGGTAAAGCTAGCTTATATTAAATCCTTTCAGAATGTATGACAAAGGCTTTAAAAATATGTACTCAATGAGGTCACCAGGCCAAGTCACCATTCACAAGCAGTTTGAAGGACGGATAATGTTCTGGTCAAAGAGAGCATGTAATTACAGCAAATACAATTTCCTCACATATCATTTCATCACTAATTACAGTACACTGGCAGGTGACACATATTTTTCTCATATGAAATCATTGTTTAACACAAGATATTCATAATACAGTtctaagaaaacaaactcacagcTAATAAAAGCTTTTCTGTCACCCACAGACAACGGCGATTTTAAATGGGTAGCACATAATCCAAGTGACAGCCTGGTCTCACAATATGGGAAAGAtctgcaaataaagaaagatgGATATTACTTCCTAATTCTCCAGGTGACACTGAAAgaatgtacatgtacatataaTGGAACAAGTAAGAATAAGACTACAAGTGAGTGCACAGTCAGTGTGAACTGGAACAACAGTCTGAAGGAGAAGAACAGAGTTCTCCTTGAGGGTTGGATTAACACAAACACCTGCAGCACAGGTCTTCTCGGAATGGTAACGGTGCTGCCTGCTGGAGGCAAACTTGAGTTCAAACTACCAAAGACTAAAAAAATTGATGACCGGGAACATCTTACCCACCTGGATATCATCTACATGCACAAGCCTTAGATGCAGCTCTGATACACCTTCCCAGCTCTGGGAGCTCCTCAGCAGCAAACCCGCAGAAGCAAAGATGCAAAGATGCAAAGATCTGTCTTTGCCTTTGGATCACAAGATCACCAATAGAAAATCACTTAACTGTCTTCCCACAGTCAAAAAGATgactgagtcacagagaatAGGTGAAAGGGGCTGGATTCAACATTGAAGACTGCCTTTTACCCACATTTGGTAAAATGCGCACCTCATAAATATTCTGGTCTACTAAAAAGAAGGTTCTTCCtaaaacacactcaaaaaatctatgcattttaattacatagaaaatattaattttaatagaaatgaactaataaacttaatgggaagcaagtaataagatttatgtaatagtactaataaactcaatttgcttccactacacagtagtgtagtagtagccaAATTTATacattcagtattaataaagcctatttgtttgcccaaacagtgaaaatgttgaaatgcataagtggcctaaacattttttggaatgcagaattaattaattaattaattcattcatttggcCAGTAAAGTAAATATGCTATATAGCAGCTCAGGATTGGTCTATGGTTGACGTCATCACTACATGTCTCTTTCTTTACTATTGTGCTTAAGGGAAGTCTTTAACTTTGAAACTCAGCTGTATAGTACTATAGAGTACAGTAtaacagtatacagtatgtttgggGGATCCTCCCTTATGATAAAGGAGACATTTTAGTCAGTGAAGTAAATAAATCTTATTTCTTTGTCagaattttttacatttaactaTTTTACATATAACTATTTGTAGTACTTAACTGCATGAATGTATTATTCTGAAGTGCCACATCTATTGGCAGAACTGTGTTGTTTGTACAGCTCCTATTTGCTACCtgatttctttcttgtcttgaactttatgaattatatatttatgttgcatttatttattgtccaggcctaaaatatatacagtatacaggtATATACAGTAATGTATTTAACAAAATTCCATAGACAGGTCACCGAATAGCCAATGAATGTATGTCACTGTGTGACAATGTATGTCATTGTGTGGCATACATATATATTGTTGAGTGAGTCGCTGGAAtgtatttacagttttctttatTAATGATTGTGATAATATGTAGCTAAAATTGTTCAAACTGATGGTTGTAAGTGCAAAATTgtatatatgatttatttttttagatatgattttacaaaataatgtCTTTTCACAATTGGAATAATTTAAACAAGAACTACTGTTACATGCATATATTAGTATTCTATTTTTCTAATctaaatttgaaatgaaaagtgaaatgatTTGACAGAACTAACCTCTAAATCTCCTTCACTACTGGCATCACACATTATGACACGTGAAATCACAACTCAAGGTGGTTTATGCGGAGAGTTTCGTGTGTTAAGAGatgttaaaagaaatgtttggttttgtcaATGACTTCACTTGTTTGTGATGCAATGCTGATGATGTGTGTACATTTGCGTGATTATGCATATGCAGAACCTTTAAACGTGTGTCTTTACATCTGACTACATCCACATAACTGTTGccatgaaaaaaatgtcaaaatgccATAATTAAAAACTTTCTTCATAATGTTTATATTTGATATGCTTAAGCCCCCAATATGGAGCTGAAATGAcgaatcttttgtttttgactctGAGTCATTTATGAGACCCTGGATATAGTGAAAGTGTGAGTTCAAAAGTTAACAGTGAATACCCCACAGATAGTGAGTCACTAGTGGGACCCACCATGCTATATGCTGTCGAAGAATATATCTTCTAGACTCTGGCAAAGAGAAAATCTGTACTTTGCACAAATAATCAACATCATATCTGACCTACATCACCACTATAAAGATGCAATGCACAAAAGGTCACTGGAACATAATATTAGTCATCATTGCAAAGACATATTTTCCAAATTACCAATCATCACCTAAGAACTGTCTTTTCCAATTCTCAGTGGCAGGGTGCCATACCTATTATTGCTGTTGGCTGTTCCCACCACAGCTTTCGATTTCACTGAGGTCCAAGATGttgtatttaaatgcagatAACAGACATACTCAGTTACCACCTACTCTGTCTCATTTATTAAAGGCCTGGGTTGGTTTGTTCCTATCTTTGTTTTCCACTGCCCGTTGTCAAGGCATGTGGCCGCTTCTGTGAAAACCCTCATCACCTATTTAAATGATTTCCACCcaaatgtcactgtgtgttgaCATGTTCTTTTTCAGTGACTGACAGTTAATAATCTATACATCATAATGATTTCCCAGAATTCAAGATATGTGAGATCATTTTTGGTTTATATCTTAATTCAAAATCGCATCGCTATAATATATGTGCAAGCAAAAGGTATGAATTTGAAAGTAGACTCCTGCTGCTTACAGATAACTCAAATGTCAATACACTCCCCTGCTACTCTACCTCATCTAGAGACCAACACAAGGGGACAGCATTTAGCTTAGGACGGTGTGCTATGTATCATGACCCCCTCTTTCAGTTTTGCTTTACATAAAAGTGTTGCTGTAGGTatcatccaaaaaaaagaaaagaaaagaaagaaagaaaatgacacagTGGAAATCTATATTGACATGAGAAACTAGTTTCAACACTTGAGATCTTGATCTGACAACACAGCCATGCTTTATTAATGGAAAATGGTAGTCTTGTTCATGAAGCTGTGAACACTTTGTTTCAGATTATTGTCAGTGATAGAGTATTCTCACAGAGTACTCATCCCACGTGTATTTCCTTAAAAGTCATGTCTAGACAAAAGTTTAATTACGAGAGAAATACCAACACCATGGATCCCAACCGCACAGCTGTTTGCTACTATAGTCGCTCACACCGCACAGGTCAGACAGCGCTGGAAGATAATGACTCATACATGAAGCCGTGAAGCATTCATTAGAATACAAGGTGACTGTATAAAATGTCTGACTCAAGTTAACTGATAATATGACAAATAATAGGCTTATTTATGCATTCAGACTATATTTAGCTAAATCCTAAACTACAAATAATTTCACCTTAGGGTATTTAACCAGTGTGAACAAAACTCATAGTACAAGCCTGAGGGAAAATTAATTTGAGGTGAACTTCACCTTCAGACccagtacagtacattttcaTCAGCCACTGCTCTCCAGTTCTGGGGTTGGAAAGTGAGTCAGGCAATCTGCGCgacaccccctccctccccacgGCCCCCATTACCACTTCCTCTTCAGTTTACAAATATACAACTCTGTGGGTGTTTTCAAGAGCGGCTTCTTCGAACAGACCCAGCTGAAGGGAAAGTGTAACAGTAGCTTTATGAGAGatacaaaagtgaaaaaaaaaaaagcttcacgGAGTGATGAGGTTTGCTGTTTGCACATGTGTGTCACTATGGCGATAGagtgaaatcatcatcatctgtagAATTACAGTAAACATGTACGCTTAACTGAaagtgttaaattaaaaaacctATTGACCTTCTGTCACTGAagttatgctgctgctgctgctgctgtgacagtATTACAGCATGAACATGTCCTAAATAAAGGTGTTTTATATATTGACAAAAACGTTCTGGGTCATTGtggtatatataaaaaaaaaaataccctaAAGTGTGTCGTGCGGTTGGACATGTGTGGGCGAAACATTTTCTGCTACTGGGACCCTGCAGCAAAGTCCCCAATGCAAAGGAAGTGCACACAGTCATTTCTCACTTCAACTACATGACGGCCTGAGGACAGTCTTGAGAAACCCACCAAACAAGacttttaaatcattatttcattgtttaatattgtacataaatacattagAATTGGAACAACTTATAATTCATTCTAGCAATGGACGAACAAATAAATAGTGTGCAGTATGTGCACcacaaagatgaaaagaaaaaaataaaggtgaCAGTTTAAGGTTAATTTTCAGCATGAACATGGCATATGTGTACTCAGCAACAAGAAGACGGAAAAATGTATTAGAAGTCATTTTGTAACATTCAGTGATTAAGTTGAAAGTAAGCATATACAAAGTCCCTGATATGAAAATTGAATTCAGTTGAAAAAGCCATCAGCACAGTCTTAAACTTAATTAACAATAACTGATCTGCTGCCTG contains the following coding sequences:
- the tnfsf18 gene encoding tumor necrosis factor ligand superfamily member 18, with translation MMPQPTQHSLIHVLLLWITILSIIQAVFIIFFFTAGHRGLSQNSSTVTPEGTVQSQANITPSPTPDDNLLLGKGQMLTYKAQEDNGDFKWVAHNPSDSLVSQYGKDLQIKKDGYYFLILQVTLKECTCTYNGTSKNKTTSECTVSVNWNNSLKEKNRVLLEGWINTNTCSTGLLGMVTVLPAGGKLEFKLPKTKKIDDREHLTHLDIIYMHKP